Genomic segment of Mastomys coucha isolate ucsf_1 unplaced genomic scaffold, UCSF_Mcou_1 pScaffold23, whole genome shotgun sequence:
cttgggtaGCCAAAATTATAGGCTTCTAATACTGGGCTGGGTATCTTGTATTTTGTTCAATGGTGTCTGTAAAACAGCTTCAAGTCTTAGGTGTATGTGTTAACACAGATAGTGATTGTATGCAATATGCATTGTGAAAATACACAACTCACCCCCCTAAGATTTATGACCGAATATGAGACATAACATTTTTATAgctctttgttgttcttgttgctgtgaagcttgcacacatacataaagctGCTTAAGAACAAAACCTCTTCCAAGATTCTAGAGAAGTTTTTGGAGACACAAGCCAGGCCGGACTGCAGGTATGATGTATACTTAAATTTGAGAACTAACCATCTCTTCATATACAGATGAAAGCTTTTGTAATAGCAATTTCCCAGGACCCACTTCTTAGTCTAAAACTAGCACACAGAGCGCAGTGTGTCAACACACACATAGCACTAGGTTTTAGATGTTCCTGTTATAAGTCTTACTACCCCAGCTATGTACACATTTTTCAAGGCTGTTCTAATTCCTAAGAAGATTGCTTCAAGGAAACTCATGCTTTATAAATAGCCTTTGGTTGAAGAGaaagttgaaaacatttttaaaaatcaatcaaatgTTTGAGGTACAAAGTAACAGTACACAGTCGGGCTTCATTCTACAGTTAAGAGTGCAGCTATTACTGCAGCACATCCACTTTCTACAAACTCTGGCTACAGCAGAATGCACGCATTCCACCTCAGCGCCGCTCCAGTGCTGCCTTCCCAAATCATTGGTGGCGCAGGTTTCCAGAAACAGCTATGTCCATGATAAAGTTACCTGCTTCTTTTTATAAAGGTCCACTTTGTTCAGGGGAGTAGGACgtacaaacagaaagcaaaaataaagtgtCAGCCAATGCTAAGAATGTTTACTACCTACGTACTCATTCTGAAACTATTCATAGTATCTTACACCTCcaaagatattatatatataaaatcttatatTAAACCAATCTACTACCATTtaccctaaacaaacaaaaaagaaagagaacttgaaGACAAACGTAACTTTAAAAGCTTTCAAAGCAGGTGTCATAAAGATTGAAATTATGCATCAGTGCTTTAATTATGTCTGTGGGCTACACAGTGGGAGTGGCCAGGGCTGCCACCCAGTGGCTGCATCAGCCTCCAACtgattttaagatttaaattaaaaattttaagctaCTACAATGAAGGAAAAAGTGACACTACACAAGTTTAATTTTCGCCGGCTGTAAGTTTGCTCCATTGGGTTTAAAGCAGCAAAGAACAGCAGTGTTCTAGTGCTTATGTGGCATCAGAGGCTTTTGTTACTTTgcttaaattaaaaatttcagccgggcggtggtggcgcacgNNNNNNNNNNGAAGAAGAAAAGTGTGACCAACAGAAGACTCAATACTTTAGtttctcattcacacacacaaagtactAGATggcaaacaaaaaatttttaGATAATACAGTTTACCTAACCATAGCACACCACTTCAGTAACGTTTCCcagttaaaaaaaactaaaagataaGAAGGGGCCAGGGAACTCAGCACAGAACACCTGCTTTTCATGTGCAAATCCTTGGGTTTAATATGCAATATAGTGTccaaaaaaatgtgttttgttttgagtaaaTCTGATCAGATATTAGATCAGGATGATGGAAAGTTGAAAACTTTAAATTACTGCCATGCAGAATTAGTGATGtttagagaggaaaaagaaaaaaaattcacatctGATTGTCTACTATATTCCCCAAACTTGGCCATGACTTATTTCACAGTGACATAAATATGGCATGATCTATAGAACATACTTTGGTCAAAAAACATTAGGAACATTCATTTCATTTCAAGAGCCAACTGCCCAAACTGCTTCGTTCTCTTGAATAGCCAAGTGGAAGGGGATACACGGGGTCGGGGGACTCTCCCtaaattcttaaatttttgtttaaatagttataaattatgttttctaaCCTATTATCTGGTCTCTTTTGGATATAATGAAtgggttttaaaaattaaggcaCAAACAACATACTTGATATTTACAATGGCTTGCGACAGATACAATAtctgaaaataatttcttattttctgtttattattgCTATTTAGTCACAGAAAAGATTAACACTTTACAAGAAATGTCTTTTATCATATGCCATATAGATATAATTTTATGTGAAGAGGAACTATGGATGGAGAACAGGATATCTttacaaggaaataaagaaacagCAATAAAAGAATTCTTCCATATAAAGATTTTGAACCAAATTATTTGTTTCAGAATACAAAACCTTAATtgttggaaggaaagagaaaaacagcaaaaaaaaaaagtaagacagaaGACCAAGAATAAAGAACTCTTCTATACAGATGCACTgcatatgtagtatatatgtatgggCTGAGttataacaaaatactcatgtttATAGTCAATTGTCATATAGTTAGAAACAGCACTTTCCAAGCAAGTACAATTGGTCCAGCACTTTCTCAGTCTCCAGTTACATGACGAGTTAAAGCTGTGTAGCAGTCACTGCTGATGAGCACTATCAAGACAAATGCTTGACGAGATATAATTTTTCTCCTTGTTCACTTGTAAAGATCGGTGCCTTTTTGTAATGTTCTACAAGTTCCTCCATGGTGCTGAATTTCCGCTGCCCAATGCAGTAGACAGTCTCTTTCAGCTGGACTTTAAAATGCTTGTTTTTCCCTTGTGCTTTTAATGATACTGAGAAATCATTTGgctaaaagagaaaggaggagggggaagtaAACATTTTGAAAGCCATGTATCAGagtgtaaaatgaaaaaataactgCTTAAATCTGAACATTTACTAATAAGTATATGACACTGTGCTAAATTACTGACATAATTTCCTTTATCcttcaaaataaaccctttttatataaatgagaaaaatgaggttCAGAGAGCATGCCTAGAATCCATTACCTGGTAACAGGATGCTAGCATCTCCTAACAGCTATCTACAATACTCAGAGTAGTAAACACAGAAAGTAGTTTTCAGAGGCACGAGAGAAAACGTTAGAAAATTTCAGACTTCTACTCCATCCCCTCTCAGTTCAGAGTGAACAGTAACTGACTTACATAATACTctcaaattttcaaaaataatggaCAAATAAGAATtcaactgctgggcagtggtggcgcacgcctttaatcccagcacttgggaggcagaggcaggtggatttctgagtttgaggccagcctggtttacagagtgagttccaggacagccagggctacacagagaaaccctgtctcgaaaaaccaaaaaaataaaaaaaagaattcaactaaactttaaaaaaggTAACACACACAACCTACAAGGACCAAAAGATAAATGTAACAAGGAACAGAGGAAAGAGGGCCAGGCCAGCCTACAGAAGGCTTCCTTACGGTTCACCTATGATTGCTGCTTTGCAAGAATAGACTCCACGtgaactgttttgttttctgggtttttttaaagaattatttatttactttatgtatatgagtgcactgtagctgtcttcagacacaccagaagagggcattgaatcccattacagatggttgtggttgctgggaactgaactcacgacctctggaagagcagtcaatgctcttaattgctgagctatcttaccagcCCATGAACTGTTACACCTTTATTTACGTGTGTgagtgtttcacctgcatgtatgtttctACATcacagtgtctgtggaggccaggatggggtactggatcccctagaactggagttacaaatggtttgagttgccatatgggtactggaaatcaaaactgggttctctgaaaaagtaaaaaatccagtgctcctaatcactgagccatctctccaatgtggtttttcaattttaaagggaaacatgaaacccacatttttaaaagatatttttattactttataaattttgtatatgtttgtatgtgggcATATACACTAGTGCAGGATGTTCAAAGGGCCATCAGATCCCCCTGAGAGCTGCAGCTACAGGTGGCTGCAAGCTACCTGACACAGTGCTGGGTTCTAAACTTGAGTCCTTTGGAAAAACAGTAACCACTTTTCATtgttgagctatctcttcagccccaaagcCTGGATTTTTATAAATCCTTCACTATTTAAATATTGGCAACGATtagaaaattttttaattatgtaggCTAAACAAAAGTACACATTCAAGATCTCTGGCTGAAAAATAACACTACTGAAGTAACCAGACGTTTTAGCTAGTATTTAACTCTACCCACAAGAGAACCAGCATCCTGCATTtaactttcctttttccttaattaggtggtggcagctgcagctgtCCTTTGGAACCTAGTATTTCTGAACAATGTCAAGTCAAGAATAGTGACTTTTAAAACATATGCTCTGCACATCAGGATTTTAACAAGAAAATAGACTTCACTATCTTGTCTGTTAGCaaccctctgtctcctgagaagttaAAAGCCAGATTTCTCCCAATTTTCATCAGGAAGTTCAATTACCTTagtctcatacacacaccactttCTTTCATTCAACCTTCTGTACAATGCTTTCACAAAAAGCCAGTATTAACCATGAATTGATAAGTAGAAAAGTAGTGATATCatttatcaggaaaaaaaattttaagaaaaataactgtCAAATTTTAACACACAAAGGAACACTTTTAAGAGATGTCATTAGTgatgttgttttttaatttgtatggCTTTACTATCTAGCTGGTACTGCAacataatttaacttttattacaaatatattttaaatggtgCTAAGGAGGTTGTTGAGGTGAATAAGAAACTATTTTAAGTCAGGTATGgtatatctgtgagttcaaggcaccCTGGTCTAcctacacagtgaatttcaggGCAGCTAGGTTTACATATTGAGTCATtgtcttatttaaaaatagagagagatTTTAATCAAACAActaatttataaagaaacaattttttatAGTTAAGAGATTTCCTGCAAGAACTACAATGACTGCTTTCTTATTTCTTACCTCTAGTAGCAGTTAATTTGCATTATCCTACTCTCCAGGAAGAAACCAATGCCTCAGTCtgcccatttttttcttcttcttttttaagtttaatgGGACAGAAATATTCCAGAAATGCAAATTTAATACAACTGAAGAAAGTCTATTAATACAACATATTCACTACTCAGTTATCTTATTCCAAACAGATACCCTGGAAAGAACAATATGATCACATTCCTCCTGGCTACACATTAGTTAGGTGTAAGGAAGCCAGCCATTCAACCTTATTTATTAATGCATGGagctctattttcattttcctttgaaaatcaACTTACCGAAGATTCACTGTCACGAATGAGGAAGTCTCCTTCATGCCCTCTTTCATTTAATGCCATTTCTGCCTGGTGCCTGGTGACTTTGCCGTAATACCAAGGATTGCCAGCAAACTTCCCGGTGAGTGATGGCCTAATGTAATCACATTGTGGAGGCGATGGTTCCAAACCTGAGGTTAATGGATTATTCTGCATAATGGTAACATAGTTTTTTGGTACCAGACCAACCATGCCATTGATTTTCCTGCATTTCCACCACTCTGGGTCATTTTCCGGCTTTTCAATAACATCCATTACATCACCTTTCTCAAAATTGAGTTCTTCATCATTGGATGAGCTAAACGGGTAAAGAGCCTGTACAACATGCAATACTTGACCCGTATTTAGGTTATTGACAACTGCTGCTAATTTCTCTGAAAGAGAACCTACATGATCACCCAAAGGACTGTCACCTTCTTCAGTTACATAGTTTGAAGGAAACCATCCAATTTGTCCGTTGTAGCTGCCACGCCACCATCCATCACTGCATTTCTCCATGACAATCACCTTGGTCCCTTTTATCAATGACAATTCATCCTCTCTCTCAGCCATGTAGTTAAATTTCACAAAAGCAGGCATGTTAAGGTCATAGAGACGTTCTCCTGGATCAACAAAGCTATCATCAGCAGGAGACGCAGTATCTGGAACACTgggttttcttttcacttttccaATGCCTGTTTAAATAAAGAGGAGACCATAAGACTATAGCTTCAACTTGACACACTTACCTCAACCAAGTCTCTAAATGTTGCAAACAGACTATGGCATGATGGAATCATCTTTTGGGAGATGAAATACAAGTTGTTCTTCCATAACCAAGTCAAATAAACTATTAAGTTTATCTTCTTTCCTCCTGCCAAAGTCAAGAAACAACTGCATAATAATAAAGTTGCCACGTTGAATTTTCTCTTAGGTGTTAATATAGTTAAGTGCTTCACATTTGACATTTTAGTTTATTAACCTAGATTTTGTAACTAGctgcataaaaatgaaaaaactacTTAAATTAGTACCTGATACACATATAAAGTTATATCTGGATAATCTCATTTACTAATTTCGTAGTTTCCAGAGTCATCACTGTACagacagtttattttaaaatatggtattACTTACTCATTTGTCTCCCTTCATCCCAATTCACATACAACCTCCTGAAGGTCaagtatttttcattttgctCACAGATAAAATCCCTGGGAGCTTGAAGGACACTTAgtacatagaaaatatttaatgggTTTTTATCAAAAGAACTGAGAAAATCATCAGAAATGTATAATTCAAGTGCAACCAAGCATTTTCAGGGCTGCTCATTTCTCAGTGTATTATctgatattttgcttttttacttttgaaaaactGGAACTTTGTATACTATTCAAATTTTTTCtatagtcttaaaaaaaatgcCACCATACTACTCTGAGTCTTTGTTTAGGCAAGGCCCCAAACTCTGCTCCTTCAGGGCTCTTAATAACCAGCTTGTCTCTCATGAGACTCCATACTGTCCTTGTTTTCGTTGTCTTAGGCTCATCAATTATCTTAAAAAGCTCACAAATCTCTTCAATACTAAAGTCATTTACTTTCCTAATCTTTTAGTAAGTTTTAAACTTCCTTAAGTATGTATTTACTCAGCCTAGCACAACTTCTAGCCTAGAACACAACTTCTGAGAGCTTGTTCTTTCCTACTGTATGAGTTTCAGAGACTTGAGCTCAAGCTATCTTATAAAATTCCATCATTCTTCTATAAGTAACTTTCTACTTCTTGTAGAAATGGTTTCTTTTCAACTTCTTCAACTTTTGCTTGTATTTCCCCTTTTTAACAAAAAGGGGGGATGTTTATTATCTATTTTGGAGGGTCAGTGTTACACACATAACAAGATCCATGTGAGGAGTTCTGAGGGAAATCTCTCTCCTATGTGAATGCAGAGGATCAAACATAGGTCACCAGGCTcagcagcaaatgcctttacacAGAGCATCTCATCAACCCCATACTCAGAACCTTTCACTCTCTCTACCATGATATATTAAAACTACTCGATTGTAATTATAACTGGAATTTTGTGCAAGAGGCCTGATTTAGATGTAGAATGCAACAAATTATGTTGGGCCAAGAGCCCTAGATATCAAACAGGAGAGTGATGATGGAAAGCAAACAGGAAAGACTCTCAAATAGCTTGGCAGTGTCTGGAAGACAGACAGCAGCATCTCAGCCCAGGAAGCGACACAAGCTTGAAATCAAAAGCTAAAGAAACACCTGGGGTGAGAGAGAGGCGGGGCGGAATACACGATGAAGCCATTCTAGTTGAAGTGAAGCTTTCGTGGTCATTATTCCAGTGTTGATCTGCAACAGAGCCTCTTTATTGCCTGAAACTCTGGTTCTCAAGAAATTACTTCTGCTGAGGAGGGGTAAGGCTTACTAAGTGGCGCTGACTGATTTCACTGCTCTTAGAAGAGCTGGCTGCAGGGTTAGGACAATGGCTAAGGGCTTTTTCAGTAAAAGCTAACTCCCCAAGAACTTTTGAGTTCTTATCTCTGTGGCTTACACCTTAAAGGGAACAGGACTGATTCAGTATCTATCACAAGTTTTTCAGACAGACAATCCTTGATTAACATGCTTCAATGCAGAGTTGAACAGAAGTAAGACCCATAGTAAAAGtggtaaatataaaatgaagttttatctttcttttaattaCCTTGTAGGCACAAGGAGCTAACACATTTTTAGCAAAAGCAGTATcacagttacttttctattactgtgataagacaccatgaccaagtcagcTTACAGAAGAGttaggcttacagtttcaaagggttagagtccatgaccaccCTGGCAGGGCAGGGGGCAGCACAGAAGCAGGCAGGAAGCAAGTAGAGCCCTGGAACAATAGCTGAGCGCTAACATACAACCATAAGGTAGAGTGCTGAAGTgtgtttctgaaacctcaaagccttccaCCAATTTCCTTTGTTcatatatgatttaaaaatacataaattatatctTCAGCCTAAGTAAATAGGCAGTATACAAAGAGGTAACATAATGATATAAAGGAGCAGTTATTTATACCATTCAAACCATGTTGGGATTAACTtaaatttgttaaaataaaatgtcaattgTAATTTCCAGGGTAGTTTCCAAGGAAAACCTAGAAACTACAAAAGGAAACAGATAAGAAAACAGCACATCATAAGGAATCAAATACAAAGGAAGCAGTAATAGAGGAATTAAGATGGGAGcataaaggaagaaagcaaactaagtCTTTCCTCATCAGTGACAGTAAAATCAATTTCCCATCCTACCCCAAGGACATTTCAGCACTTCTTGTTAAAACATCCCCGGATCTTGTACTTTTGCAAGTAACTacataatagttttttttttcttaagttttttgttttattttgttgtttgttttatttttttttctgtttgtaaaaaCATAGTTTTATTTCATAAGCATTGGGGGAGGGGTGAAAAAACACTGTATCCTATCCTGTTGCTCCATGCAAACAGCTCTTAAATGAGATTcttcaaattttatgttttttt
This window contains:
- the Nck1 gene encoding cytoplasmic protein NCK1 isoform X2; this translates as MDWLNIFKDFFSIGKVKRKPSVPDTASPADDSFVDPGERLYDLNMPAFVKFNYMAEREDELSLIKGTKVIVMEKCSDGWWRGSYNGQIGWFPSNYVTEEGDSPLGDHVGSLSEKLAAVVNNLNTGQVLHVVQALYPFSSSNDEELNFEKGDVMDVIEKPENDPEWWKCRKINGMVGLVPKNYVTIMQNNPLTSGLEPSPPQCDYIRPSLTGKFAGNPWYYGKVTRHQAEMALNERGHEGDFLIRDSESSPNDFSVSLKAQGKNKHFKVQLKETVYCIGQRKFSTMEELVEHYKKAPIFTSEQGEKLYLVKHLS
- the Nck1 gene encoding cytoplasmic protein NCK1 isoform X1, which produces MAEEVVVVAKFDYVAQQEQELDIKKNERLWLLDDSKSWWRVRNSMNKTGFVPSNYVERKNSARKASIVKNLKDTLGIGKVKRKPSVPDTASPADDSFVDPGERLYDLNMPAFVKFNYMAEREDELSLIKGTKVIVMEKCSDGWWRGSYNGQIGWFPSNYVTEEGDSPLGDHVGSLSEKLAAVVNNLNTGQVLHVVQALYPFSSSNDEELNFEKGDVMDVIEKPENDPEWWKCRKINGMVGLVPKNYVTIMQNNPLTSGLEPSPPQCDYIRPSLTGKFAGNPWYYGKVTRHQAEMALNERGHEGDFLIRDSESSPNDFSVSLKAQGKNKHFKVQLKETVYCIGQRKFSTMEELVEHYKKAPIFTSEQGEKLYLVKHLS